A window of Streptomyces sp. SAI-127 contains these coding sequences:
- a CDS encoding MFS transporter — protein sequence MPELSHRRRMLVLAICCMSLLIVSLDTTALNVALPSMQRGLDASTAGLQWTIDAYTLVLASLLMLAGSTGDRIGRKRVFMAGLVVFTIGSALCSAAPNLEALIAFRMVQAVGGSMLNPVAMSIITNTFTDPRERARAIGVWGAVVGISMAAGPLLGGVLVDSVGWRSIFWVNLPVGLAALLLTLRYVPESRAPKARRPDPVGQVLVIALFGSLTYAIIEAPASGFSYVLPFAVVAVVALAGLLWYEPRRDEPLIDLRFFRSAPFSGATVIAICAFAGLGGFLFLSTLYLQNVRGLDALHAGLWMLPMAVPILLCAPLAGRLVGSRGPRLPLVIAGVMMTASGVLFAAFDAETSDVTLFLGYVLFGIGFGLVNAPITNTAVSGMPRAQAGVAAAVASTSRQLGQTLGVAVIGAVLASGVSSSSYKETFVSAAVPGWWILAGCGLAVLLLGAVTTGPRARRSAERTAERLESVEVREAAGVSA from the coding sequence ATGCCTGAGCTCAGCCATCGCCGACGCATGCTGGTACTCGCGATCTGCTGCATGAGCCTGCTGATCGTGAGTCTCGACACCACCGCCCTCAACGTCGCCCTGCCCTCCATGCAGCGCGGCCTGGACGCGAGCACGGCGGGCCTCCAGTGGACGATCGACGCGTACACCCTCGTCCTCGCCTCGCTGCTGATGCTGGCCGGCTCCACGGGAGACCGGATCGGCCGCAAGCGCGTCTTCATGGCGGGCCTGGTCGTCTTCACGATCGGCTCCGCGCTGTGCTCCGCCGCGCCGAACCTGGAGGCGCTGATCGCCTTCCGCATGGTGCAGGCGGTCGGCGGTTCGATGCTCAACCCGGTCGCGATGTCGATCATCACCAACACCTTCACGGACCCGCGCGAGCGCGCCCGGGCGATCGGCGTGTGGGGCGCGGTCGTCGGCATCTCCATGGCCGCGGGACCGCTGCTCGGCGGCGTGCTCGTGGACTCGGTCGGCTGGCGCTCGATCTTCTGGGTCAACCTGCCGGTCGGCCTCGCGGCCCTGCTGCTCACCCTGCGGTACGTCCCCGAGTCCCGGGCCCCCAAGGCCCGCCGCCCCGACCCGGTCGGACAGGTCCTGGTGATCGCGCTGTTCGGCTCACTGACGTACGCCATCATCGAGGCGCCGGCCTCGGGGTTCTCCTACGTCCTGCCCTTCGCGGTCGTGGCCGTCGTCGCCCTGGCCGGACTGCTCTGGTACGAGCCCCGGCGTGACGAGCCCCTCATCGACCTGCGGTTCTTCCGGTCCGCGCCGTTCAGCGGGGCCACGGTGATCGCGATCTGCGCGTTCGCGGGTCTGGGCGGGTTCCTGTTCCTGTCGACGCTGTATCTCCAGAACGTCCGCGGGCTGGACGCGCTGCACGCCGGCCTGTGGATGCTGCCGATGGCGGTGCCGATCCTCCTCTGCGCGCCCCTCGCCGGACGGCTGGTGGGGAGCCGGGGGCCGCGGCTGCCGCTCGTGATCGCGGGGGTCATGATGACGGCGAGCGGGGTGCTGTTCGCCGCGTTCGACGCGGAGACGTCCGATGTGACGCTGTTCCTCGGATACGTGCTGTTCGGCATCGGCTTCGGGCTGGTCAACGCGCCGATCACGAATACGGCGGTGTCGGGGATGCCGCGCGCTCAGGCGGGAGTCGCCGCCGCGGTCGCGTCCACGAGCCGTCAGCTGGGGCAGACGCTCGGGGTCGCGGTGATCGGGGCGGTGCTGGCTTCCGGGGTGAGCTCCTCGTCGTACAAGGAGACCTTCGTGTCCGCTGCTGTGCCGGGGTGGTGGATTCTTGCCGGCTGTGGGCTTGCCGTGCTGCTGCTGGGCGCGGTGACCACCGGGCCGCGGGCCCGGCGTTCCGCCGAGCGTACGGCTGAGCGGCTGGAGTCGGTCGAGGTGCGCGAGGCCGCCGGAGTCAGCGCGTAG
- the dusB gene encoding tRNA dihydrouridine synthase DusB — protein sequence MSTTALTENTPLRIGPHTVQPPVVLAPMAGITNAPFRTLCREFSGGKGLFVSEMITTRALVERNEKTMQLIHFDESEKPRSIQLYGVDPATVGKAVRMIAEEDLADHIDLNFGCPVPKVTRKGGGSALPYKRPLLRAILREAVSGAGDLPVTMKMRKGIDDDHMTYLDAGRIAVEEGVTSIALHGRTAAQHYGGTADWDAIARLKEHVPEIPVLGNGDIWSASDALRMVASTGCDGVVVGRGCLGRPWLFADLVAAFEGRTEAIARPSLREVADVMVRHATLLGEWIGDESRGVIDFRKHVAWYLKGFAVGSEMRKRLAITSSLAELRSGLDELDLDQPWPTGADGPRGRTSGNNRVVLPDGWLKDPYDCGAGVGEDAELDTSGG from the coding sequence ATGTCCACGACCGCGCTCACCGAGAACACGCCCCTGCGGATCGGTCCGCACACCGTGCAGCCGCCTGTCGTCCTGGCTCCGATGGCCGGGATCACCAACGCGCCCTTCCGCACCCTGTGCAGGGAGTTCAGCGGGGGCAAGGGGCTGTTCGTCAGCGAGATGATCACGACCCGGGCGCTCGTCGAGCGCAACGAGAAGACCATGCAGCTGATCCACTTCGACGAGAGCGAGAAGCCTCGTTCGATCCAGCTGTACGGCGTCGACCCGGCCACCGTCGGCAAGGCCGTCCGCATGATCGCGGAGGAGGATCTCGCCGACCACATCGACCTGAACTTCGGGTGCCCGGTGCCGAAGGTGACGCGGAAGGGCGGCGGGTCCGCGCTGCCGTACAAGCGTCCTCTGCTCCGGGCGATCCTGCGTGAGGCGGTGAGCGGGGCGGGGGATCTGCCGGTCACGATGAAGATGCGCAAGGGCATCGACGACGACCACATGACGTATCTGGACGCCGGGCGGATCGCGGTCGAGGAGGGGGTCACCTCCATCGCGCTGCACGGTCGTACCGCCGCCCAGCACTACGGCGGCACGGCGGACTGGGACGCGATCGCCCGTCTGAAGGAACACGTTCCGGAGATTCCCGTGCTCGGCAACGGGGACATCTGGTCGGCGTCGGACGCGTTGCGGATGGTGGCGTCCACCGGCTGCGACGGGGTGGTCGTCGGGCGGGGGTGTCTGGGGCGGCCGTGGCTGTTCGCGGACCTGGTGGCGGCGTTCGAGGGGCGTACGGAGGCCATCGCGCGGCCTTCGTTGCGCGAGGTGGCGGATGTCATGGTCCGCCACGCCACGCTCCTCGGCGAGTGGATCGGTGACGAGTCTCGCGGTGTCATCGACTTCCGTAAGCACGTGGCCTGGTACCTCAAGGGCTTCGCGGTCGGCAGCGAGATGCGCAAGCGGCTCGCGATCACGTCGTCGTTGGCGGAACTCCGGTCCGGGCTGGACGAGCTGGACCTGGACCAGCCCTGGCCGACGGGCGCCGACGGACCGCGTGGCCGCACGTCCGGCAATAACCGGGTGGTCCTCCCGGACGGCTGGCTGAAGGACCCGTACGACTGTGGGGCGGGGGTCGGAGAGGACGCGGAGCTGGACACGTCGGGGGGTTGA
- a CDS encoding CDP-alcohol phosphatidyltransferase → MSETLAESTSPEAEATGADSPPPAGKPSLRARLIRWRDAHPTAVRNTRWTLNVLAALLVLGALLLPNKVTNLHMREFARIPAEAIIGAAVALALPRRPRLVVAVVSGVGLGVMTILNLLDMGFNDYLGRAFNPVLDWELLDDAQSYVADSMGQGVAIGAAVGMVVLVLLLLAVMTLAMVRLSNLLVLDRQTATRGTLVAATVWVTCSALGLQIFGPPLASEHTAALATLQAKRVLYTVRDEAEFQKVAKVDAFGNTPGSQLVPDLRGKDMIFTFIESYGRSAVEDPAIAPGVDRTLDTSTAALAKAGFHAKSGWLTSATYGGSSWLGHSTTLSGLWIDNQQRYRTVMASDHLSLTKAFKKTGAWDTVGVMPGVQKGWPEQKYYDLDKVYNAFQLGYQGPKFSWSTMPDQYALEAYQRQVHGKKRDKPLMSEIILTSSHQPWAPIPKMVDWNDLGDGSIFKGIQKAGNKPSEIIADSTRSKQEYGKSISYSVTALTQWLERYGSDDTVLVFLGDHQPIARVSGENASRDVPISIVAKDPKVLDKIASWNWTDGLKPARNAPVWKMSSFRDRFLTAYGSTPHPSKG, encoded by the coding sequence GTGTCCGAGACCCTTGCAGAGAGCACGTCACCCGAGGCCGAGGCGACAGGTGCGGACAGTCCGCCACCGGCCGGGAAGCCGTCCCTGCGCGCGCGTCTGATCCGCTGGCGGGACGCGCACCCCACCGCCGTACGCAACACCCGGTGGACCCTCAACGTCCTCGCCGCCCTGCTCGTCCTCGGCGCCCTGCTCCTGCCGAACAAGGTGACCAATCTGCACATGCGGGAGTTCGCGCGGATTCCGGCGGAGGCGATCATCGGTGCGGCCGTGGCGCTGGCGCTGCCGCGTCGGCCGCGGCTGGTGGTGGCCGTGGTGTCCGGGGTGGGGCTCGGAGTGATGACGATCCTGAACCTGCTCGACATGGGATTCAACGACTACCTCGGGCGGGCCTTCAATCCCGTCCTCGACTGGGAGTTGCTCGACGACGCGCAGTCCTATGTCGCGGACTCGATGGGTCAGGGTGTGGCGATCGGTGCCGCGGTCGGCATGGTCGTCCTGGTGCTTCTGCTGCTGGCCGTCATGACGCTGGCGATGGTCCGGCTGAGCAATCTGCTGGTCCTGGACCGGCAGACCGCCACCCGGGGCACCCTCGTCGCGGCCACCGTCTGGGTCACCTGCTCCGCCCTCGGTCTGCAGATCTTCGGCCCTCCGCTGGCCTCCGAACACACCGCCGCGCTCGCCACACTCCAGGCCAAGCGGGTGCTGTACACCGTGCGGGACGAGGCGGAGTTCCAGAAGGTGGCCAAGGTCGACGCCTTCGGGAACACGCCCGGCTCCCAGCTGGTGCCCGACCTGCGCGGCAAGGACATGATCTTCACCTTCATCGAGAGCTACGGCCGCAGTGCCGTCGAGGACCCGGCCATCGCGCCCGGCGTGGACAGGACCCTCGACACCAGCACCGCGGCCCTCGCGAAGGCCGGTTTCCACGCGAAGAGCGGCTGGCTGACGTCGGCGACGTACGGCGGCAGCAGCTGGCTGGGCCACTCGACGACCCTCTCCGGCCTCTGGATCGACAACCAGCAGCGCTACCGCACCGTCATGGCCAGTGACCACCTCAGCCTTACCAAGGCCTTCAAGAAGACCGGCGCCTGGGACACGGTCGGGGTGATGCCGGGCGTCCAGAAGGGCTGGCCCGAGCAGAAGTACTACGACCTCGACAAGGTCTACAACGCCTTCCAACTCGGCTACCAGGGACCCAAGTTCAGCTGGTCGACGATGCCCGACCAGTACGCCCTGGAGGCCTACCAGCGCCAGGTACACGGCAAGAAGCGCGACAAGCCGCTGATGTCCGAGATCATCCTGACCTCCAGCCACCAGCCCTGGGCGCCCATCCCGAAGATGGTCGACTGGAACGACCTCGGCGACGGCTCGATCTTCAAGGGCATCCAGAAGGCCGGCAACAAACCGTCCGAGATCATCGCCGACTCCACCCGCTCCAAGCAGGAGTACGGCAAGTCCATCTCGTACTCGGTCACTGCGCTGACCCAGTGGCTGGAGCGCTACGGCAGCGACGACACGGTCCTCGTCTTCCTCGGCGACCACCAGCCGATCGCCCGGGTCAGCGGGGAGAACGCCAGCCGTGACGTGCCGATCTCGATCGTCGCCAAGGACCCGAAGGTTCTCGACAAGATCGCGTCCTGGAACTGGACGGACGGCCTGAAGCCGGCGCGCAACGCCCCGGTCTGGAAGATGAGCTCCTTCCGAGACCGCTTCCTGACGGCGTACGGCTCGACTCCGCACCCGTCAAAGGGGTGA
- a CDS encoding glycogen debranching N-terminal domain-containing protein, with amino-acid sequence MTDRHHLLVHGGTFAAVGDGGDISGVRSGGSSPDGLFVRDARHLSRWQLTVDGAVPEALSPVADGDTARCVLVPRGGRQEPPACTLFREQAVGDGSFVESLRVTSNRPVPTTVRLAVTADADFTDQFELRSDYRTYTKTGATRRREILDDGVEFTYQRREWRSCTTVTADPAPDGIEETGTGARRLVWTLDLEPHGTAELTLRVMARPHGDKRARRVPSSPAALNNQLLSLEGEFVEGIAFPTGWPELAAACARGLADLASLQVPATGPDGEELRVPAAGAPWFLTLLGRDALLTSLFALPYRPQLAAATLPALAATQATETGAASVAQPGKIVHEVRHGELAHFGQVPYGRYYGSVDATPLFLILLGAYVEHTGDLPLARRLEPHARAAIGWMLDHGGLTSRGYLVYRADQGGLANQNWKDSPGAICGADGARASGPVMAAGAQGYAYDALRRTAWVARTVWKDETYAALLEQAAVDLRDRFQRDFWMPDRAFPALALDGEGRQVDALASDAGHLLWSGLLDKEYGELVGRRLLERDFFSGWGVRTVAAGQAAYHPLSYHRGSVWPHDNALITLGLARYGLHDEARAVAHGLVDAATAAGHRLPEVLAGYGRETHGEPVPYPHACVREARSAAAPLALLTAVGGA; translated from the coding sequence ATGACGGACCGGCATCATCTGCTCGTGCACGGCGGGACGTTCGCTGCCGTGGGTGACGGCGGGGACATCAGCGGCGTCCGGAGCGGCGGCAGCTCCCCGGACGGGCTTTTCGTACGCGACGCCCGGCACCTGAGCCGCTGGCAGCTCACGGTGGACGGCGCGGTACCGGAGGCGCTGTCGCCGGTGGCCGACGGCGACACCGCGCGCTGTGTCCTCGTCCCGCGCGGCGGCCGCCAGGAGCCGCCCGCCTGCACGCTCTTCCGTGAACAGGCGGTGGGGGACGGCTCGTTCGTCGAATCCCTCCGGGTCACCAGCAACCGTCCGGTGCCGACGACGGTCCGCCTCGCGGTCACCGCGGACGCCGACTTCACCGACCAGTTCGAACTCCGCTCCGACTACCGCACCTACACGAAGACCGGCGCCACCCGCCGCCGCGAGATCCTCGACGACGGCGTGGAGTTCACCTACCAACGCCGCGAATGGCGTTCCTGTACGACGGTGACGGCCGACCCCGCCCCGGACGGCATCGAGGAGACGGGCACCGGAGCCAGGCGCCTGGTCTGGACGCTGGACCTGGAGCCGCACGGCACGGCGGAGCTGACCCTGCGGGTGATGGCCCGCCCGCACGGTGACAAGCGGGCCCGGCGGGTACCGAGCTCCCCGGCCGCGCTGAACAATCAACTCCTCTCGCTGGAAGGCGAGTTCGTGGAGGGCATCGCCTTCCCGACCGGCTGGCCGGAGCTCGCCGCCGCGTGCGCCCGCGGTCTCGCCGACCTCGCCTCGCTCCAGGTCCCGGCGACCGGCCCCGACGGCGAGGAACTGCGCGTCCCGGCCGCCGGAGCCCCCTGGTTCCTGACCCTGCTGGGCCGGGACGCCCTCCTGACCTCGCTCTTCGCCCTCCCGTACCGCCCCCAGCTGGCCGCCGCGACGCTCCCCGCGCTGGCCGCGACCCAGGCGACCGAGACCGGCGCGGCCTCCGTGGCCCAGCCCGGCAAGATCGTGCACGAGGTGCGGCACGGAGAGCTGGCCCACTTCGGGCAGGTGCCGTACGGCCGCTACTACGGCTCGGTCGACGCCACCCCCCTGTTCCTCATCCTGCTCGGCGCGTACGTGGAACACACCGGGGACCTCCCGCTCGCCCGGCGCCTGGAGCCCCACGCCCGCGCGGCGATCGGCTGGATGCTCGACCACGGCGGACTCACCTCGCGCGGCTACCTCGTCTACCGCGCCGACCAGGGCGGCCTCGCCAACCAGAACTGGAAGGACTCCCCCGGCGCGATCTGCGGCGCCGACGGAGCACGGGCGAGCGGACCGGTGATGGCGGCGGGCGCCCAGGGCTACGCGTACGACGCGCTGCGCCGGACCGCCTGGGTCGCGCGCACGGTGTGGAAGGACGAGACCTACGCGGCCCTCCTCGAACAGGCCGCGGTGGATCTACGCGATCGCTTCCAGCGGGACTTCTGGATGCCGGACCGTGCCTTCCCCGCGCTCGCACTGGACGGCGAGGGCCGGCAGGTCGACGCGCTGGCCTCCGACGCCGGGCATCTGCTGTGGTCGGGGCTGCTCGACAAGGAGTACGGAGAGCTCGTGGGGCGGCGGTTGCTGGAGCGGGACTTCTTCTCCGGGTGGGGGGTGCGGACAGTGGCGGCCGGGCAGGCGGCGTACCACCCGCTCTCGTATCACCGGGGCTCGGTGTGGCCGCACGACAACGCGCTGATCACGCTGGGGCTGGCCCGGTACGGGCTGCACGACGAGGCGCGGGCGGTGGCGCACGGGCTGGTGGACGCGGCGACGGCCGCCGGGCACCGCTTGCCGGAGGTTCTGGCGGGGTACGGGCGGGAGACCCACGGGGAGCCGGTGCCGTATCCGCACGCGTGTGTGCGGGAGGCGCGGTCCGCCGCGGCGCCGCTCGCGCTGCTGACGGCGGTGGGGGGCGCGTAG
- a CDS encoding ROK family protein translates to MTGRSQTGAGDLLELVRSGRAVTRGALQQATGLSRATVGQRLDRLFRAGWLREGAGGPVDSPLGGRPSITLEFDDAHAVVLAADLETRHARACVLSLTGEILAEHSGTLVIEDGPDAVLGELGRWFAELLEKAGHRAEEVCGIGLAVPGPVDLESGRVIQPPIMPGWDGYDIRSRLAGAFTEHTGTGPVPVLVDNDANLMAYGEQRTAHPDCSAFVLVKVSTGIGAGVVVDGSVYRGIDGGAGDLGHIRVPAGAEALCRCGSYGCLAAVASGGAVARRLAATGVPAASGSDVRDLLASGHPGAAALAREAGRQVGDVLATVVTLLNPGVLMIAGDLAGTPFLTGVRELLYQRALPRSTARLEVVTSRLGERAGLIGAGALVVEHLYAPERVEERLLAMGV, encoded by the coding sequence ATGACCGGACGGAGTCAGACCGGCGCCGGAGATCTGCTCGAACTGGTCCGCAGCGGGCGAGCCGTCACGCGCGGGGCGCTCCAGCAGGCCACCGGACTGTCCCGGGCGACCGTCGGCCAGCGCCTCGACCGGCTCTTCCGCGCGGGCTGGCTGCGCGAGGGCGCCGGAGGCCCCGTCGACTCCCCGCTGGGCGGCCGCCCCTCCATCACCCTGGAGTTCGACGACGCCCATGCCGTCGTCCTCGCCGCCGACCTGGAGACCCGGCACGCGCGCGCGTGCGTGCTGTCCCTGACCGGCGAGATCCTCGCGGAGCACAGCGGCACCCTGGTGATCGAGGACGGCCCGGACGCCGTGCTCGGCGAGCTCGGCCGCTGGTTCGCCGAGCTGCTGGAGAAGGCGGGACACCGTGCCGAGGAGGTCTGCGGGATCGGGCTCGCCGTGCCGGGCCCGGTCGACCTGGAGAGCGGCCGGGTGATCCAGCCGCCGATCATGCCCGGCTGGGACGGCTACGACATACGGAGCCGCCTGGCCGGAGCCTTCACCGAGCACACCGGGACCGGTCCGGTCCCCGTGCTCGTCGACAACGACGCCAACCTCATGGCGTACGGCGAACAGCGCACGGCCCACCCCGACTGCTCGGCGTTCGTGCTGGTCAAGGTCTCGACGGGCATCGGCGCCGGAGTCGTGGTCGACGGCTCGGTCTACCGGGGCATCGACGGCGGCGCGGGCGACCTCGGCCATATCCGGGTCCCCGCGGGCGCGGAGGCGCTGTGCCGGTGCGGTTCCTACGGCTGTCTCGCCGCCGTCGCGAGCGGCGGTGCCGTGGCGCGGCGGCTGGCGGCGACCGGGGTGCCGGCGGCCTCGGGCTCGGATGTGCGCGACCTGCTCGCGTCCGGGCATCCGGGGGCGGCGGCGCTCGCGCGCGAGGCGGGGCGGCAGGTCGGGGACGTGCTGGCGACCGTCGTGACCCTGCTGAACCCCGGGGTCCTGATGATCGCCGGCGATCTGGCCGGCACTCCCTTCCTCACGGGCGTCCGGGAGCTGCTGTACCAGCGGGCGCTGCCCCGCTCCACCGCCCGGCTGGAGGTCGTGACGTCGCGGCTGGGGGAGCGGGCCGGGCTGATCGGGGCGGGTGCACTGGTCGTGGAGCATCTGTACGCGCCCGAGCGGGTCGAGGAGAGGCTGCTGGCCATGGGCGTATGA
- the ppdK gene encoding pyruvate, phosphate dikinase: MSENKEPHVAKFVYDFTEGNKDLKDLLGGKGANLAEMTNLGLPVPPGFTITTEACKVYLDSGEEPAALRDEVSAHLDALEQRMAKKLGQADDPLLVSVRSGAKFSMPGMMDTVLNIGLSDKSVQGLAKQAGDDRFAWDSYRRLIQMFGKTVLGVDGDLFEEALEKAKEVKKVTVDTDLEAADLKKLVTAFKKIVKKEAGRDFPQDPREQMDLAIHAVFDSWNTDRAKLYRRQERIPGDLGTAVNVCSMVFGNLGPDSGTGVAFTRDPASGHQGVYGDYLQNAQGEDVVAGIRNTVPLAELEQIDKKSYDQLMQIMETLENHYKDLCDIEFTIERGQLWMLQTRVGKRTAGAAFRIATQLVDQGLIDEAEALQRVTGAQLAQLMFPRFDENTKVAQVGRGIAASPGAAVGKAVFDSYTAVKWSRSGEKVILVRRETNPDDLDGMIAAEGILTSRGGKTSHAAVVARGMGKTCVCGAEELEVDTKRRRMTVPGGHVVEEGDLISIDGSSGKVYLGEVPVVPSPVVEYFEGRMHAGANDADELVEAVHRIMAFADRKRRLRVRANADNAEDAMRARRFGAQGIGLCRTEHMFLGDRRELVERLILADTETEREESLKALLPLQKQDFVELFSAMDGLPVTVRLLDPPLHEFLPDITELSVRVALAESRQEPHENELRLLQAVHRLHEQNPMLGLRGVRLGLVIPGLFTMQVRAIAEAAAERKNAKGDPRAEIMIPLVGTVQELEIVREEADQVVAEVEAATGVELKLSIGTMIELPRAALTAGQIAEAAEFFSFGTNDLTQTVWGFSRDDVEASFFTAYLEKGIFGVSPFETIDKDGVGSLVKLAAEAGRKTRPDLKLGVCGEHGGDPESVHFFHEVGLDYVSCSPFRIPVARLEAGRAAITANGSDHR; this comes from the coding sequence GTGTCGGAAAACAAAGAACCCCACGTAGCTAAGTTCGTCTACGACTTCACCGAGGGAAACAAGGACCTCAAGGACCTCCTGGGTGGCAAGGGCGCGAACCTCGCCGAGATGACCAACCTGGGACTCCCCGTTCCCCCCGGCTTCACCATCACGACGGAAGCCTGCAAGGTCTACCTGGACAGCGGCGAGGAGCCCGCGGCACTGCGTGACGAGGTGAGTGCGCACCTCGACGCGCTGGAGCAGCGCATGGCCAAGAAGCTCGGCCAGGCCGACGACCCGCTGCTCGTCTCGGTCCGCTCCGGCGCGAAGTTCTCGATGCCGGGAATGATGGACACGGTCCTGAACATCGGTCTCTCCGACAAGTCGGTCCAGGGGCTCGCCAAGCAGGCCGGCGACGACCGTTTCGCCTGGGACTCCTACCGACGGCTCATCCAGATGTTCGGCAAGACCGTCCTCGGCGTCGACGGCGACCTCTTCGAGGAGGCCCTCGAGAAGGCCAAGGAGGTCAAGAAGGTCACGGTCGACACCGACCTGGAGGCCGCCGACCTCAAGAAGCTCGTCACCGCCTTCAAGAAGATCGTCAAGAAGGAGGCGGGCCGGGACTTCCCGCAGGACCCGCGCGAGCAGATGGACCTCGCCATCCACGCGGTCTTCGACTCCTGGAACACCGACCGCGCCAAGCTCTACCGCCGCCAGGAGCGCATCCCCGGCGACCTGGGCACCGCGGTCAACGTCTGCTCGATGGTCTTCGGCAACCTCGGCCCGGACTCCGGCACCGGCGTCGCGTTCACCCGTGACCCCGCCTCCGGCCACCAGGGCGTCTACGGCGACTACCTCCAGAACGCCCAGGGCGAGGACGTCGTCGCGGGCATCCGCAACACCGTCCCGCTCGCGGAGCTGGAGCAGATCGACAAGAAGTCGTACGACCAGCTGATGCAGATCATGGAGACGCTGGAGAACCACTACAAGGACCTCTGCGACATCGAGTTCACCATCGAGCGCGGTCAGCTGTGGATGCTCCAGACCCGGGTCGGCAAGCGCACGGCGGGCGCGGCCTTCCGGATCGCGACCCAGCTGGTGGACCAGGGCCTGATCGACGAGGCCGAGGCGCTCCAGCGCGTCACCGGCGCCCAGCTCGCCCAGCTGATGTTCCCCCGCTTCGACGAGAACACCAAGGTCGCGCAGGTCGGCCGGGGCATCGCGGCCTCGCCGGGCGCGGCCGTCGGCAAGGCGGTGTTCGACTCGTACACCGCGGTGAAGTGGTCGCGTTCGGGCGAGAAGGTCATCCTCGTCCGCCGTGAGACCAACCCCGACGACCTCGACGGCATGATCGCGGCCGAGGGCATCCTGACCTCGCGCGGCGGCAAGACCTCCCACGCGGCCGTGGTCGCGCGCGGCATGGGCAAGACCTGTGTCTGCGGCGCGGAGGAGCTGGAGGTCGACACCAAGCGGCGCCGGATGACGGTCCCGGGCGGACACGTCGTCGAGGAAGGCGACCTGATCTCCATCGACGGCTCGTCCGGCAAGGTCTACCTGGGCGAGGTCCCGGTCGTGCCGTCGCCGGTCGTGGAGTACTTCGAGGGCCGGATGCACGCGGGCGCCAACGACGCCGACGAGCTGGTCGAGGCCGTGCACCGGATCATGGCGTTCGCGGACCGCAAGCGGCGCCTGCGGGTGCGCGCGAACGCGGACAACGCCGAGGACGCGATGCGGGCGCGGCGCTTCGGCGCCCAGGGCATCGGCCTCTGCCGTACCGAGCACATGTTCCTCGGCGACCGCCGCGAGCTCGTCGAGCGGCTGATCCTGGCCGACACGGAGACCGAGCGCGAGGAGTCGCTGAAGGCGCTGCTCCCGCTGCAGAAGCAGGACTTCGTGGAGCTGTTCTCGGCGATGGACGGGCTGCCGGTGACGGTACGGCTGCTGGACCCGCCGCTGCACGAGTTCCTGCCCGACATCACCGAACTCTCGGTCCGCGTGGCGTTGGCGGAGTCCCGTCAGGAGCCGCACGAGAACGAACTGCGGCTGCTCCAGGCCGTGCACCGGTTGCACGAGCAGAACCCCATGCTGGGCCTGCGCGGAGTGCGCCTCGGCCTGGTCATCCCCGGCCTGTTCACCATGCAGGTCCGCGCGATCGCGGAGGCGGCGGCCGAACGGAAGAACGCCAAGGGCGACCCGCGCGCGGAGATCATGATCCCGCTGGTGGGCACGGTCCAGGAGCTGGAGATCGTCCGCGAGGAGGCCGACCAGGTCGTCGCGGAGGTCGAGGCGGCCACGGGTGTGGAGCTGAAGCTGTCGATCGGCACGATGATCGAGCTCCCGCGTGCCGCGCTGACCGCCGGTCAGATCGCGGAGGCCGCGGAGTTCTTCTCCTTCGGCACCAACGACCTCACCCAGACGGTGTGGGGCTTCAGCCGGGACGACGTGGAGGCGAGCTTCTTCACGGCCTACCTGGAGAAGGGCATCTTCGGGGTCTCCCCGTTCGAGACGATCGACAAGGACGGCGTGGGCTCCCTGGTGAAGCTCGCCGCCGAGGCGGGCCGCAAGACCCGCCCCGACCTCAAGCTCGGTGTCTGCGGCGAGCACGGCGGCGACCC